Within the Saccharomonospora amisosensis genome, the region ACCGTACTCGGTCAGCAAGCACGCCACCGTGGCGTTCGCGGAGTGGCTTCACGCCACGTACCGGCATCGGGGCATCACCGTGCAGGCGGTGTGCCCGCAGGGTGTACGGACCCGGATGCTGGCGGACGCGGGTAGGGGCGGCGACCTCATCATGGGCGCGGGCGCGATCGAGCCGGAGCAGGTGGCCGAAAGCTGTGTCGCGGGCCTGCGGGACGGCGGCTTCCTGATCCTGCCGCACCCGGAGGTGGCCGACTACTACGCCACCCGTGCCACCCAGACCGATCGCTGGCTCGCCGGGATGAACAAGCTGCAGCGAAAGGTTGAGCAGGCGCTGGGGGAGTGAGGCGATCCGGGCCGAGCGGCAGCCCGCGTCCGGGGAAGAAGGCGAGGTGGCCCTCGGTGGCCGAGGCGGGATCGGCACAGCGGGCGAAGCAGGTGCAAACCGTGCGCGGTCCGGTGAGTGCCTCGCGGTTGGGCAGGGTGCTGGCCCACGAACACATCTTCGTGCTCAGCCCTGAGTTCCTGGTGAACTACCCCGAGCACGAGGGCTTCCGGGAGGCCGAGGACGTGCCCGAGGCCGTGCGTCGGCTGAACGAACTCGCCGCCGAGGGGATCGACACGATCGTCGATCCCACCGTCGTAGGTCTGGGCCGCGACATCCGGCGCATCCAGCGGGTCGCGGCCGAGGTGGACCTCAACATCGTGGTCGCGACCGGCCTCTACACCTACCGCGACCTGCCGCACTTCCTGCACCAGCGCGGGCCCGGCGGCCCCTTCGGCGATGCGGAGCCGCTGGTGGACATGTTCGTCGGCGACATCACCGACGGCATCGCGGGCACCGGGGTGAAGGCGGGCGTGCTCAAGTGCGTCACCGACAGGGCGGGCATCACCAGCGGGATAGCCAGGGTGTTGCGGGCGGTCGCCGAGGCACACCACCGCACAGGCACACCGATCATGACGCACACCCACGCGGGCAGCAGGCAGGGCCTCGCCCAGCAGAACACGTTCGAGGCCGAGGGGGTCGATCTCTCGCGCGTGCTGATCGGGCACTGCGGCGACACCACCGACCTGGACTACCTCATGGAACTCGCCGATCGGGGCTCGCTGCTGGGGATGGACCGGTTCGGCGTGGACGCCATCCTGCCGTTCGAGCGGCGGGTCGACACCGTGGTGCGGCTGTGCGAGCGCGGCTACGACGAGCACCTGGTGCTGTCCCACGACGCCGCCTGCTACATCGACTGGCTGCCGAGGGACCGGCTGCCCAGCGTGCTGCCGAA harbors:
- a CDS encoding phosphotriesterase family protein; this translates as MAEAGSAQRAKQVQTVRGPVSASRLGRVLAHEHIFVLSPEFLVNYPEHEGFREAEDVPEAVRRLNELAAEGIDTIVDPTVVGLGRDIRRIQRVAAEVDLNIVVATGLYTYRDLPHFLHQRGPGGPFGDAEPLVDMFVGDITDGIAGTGVKAGVLKCVTDRAGITSGIARVLRAVAEAHHRTGTPIMTHTHAGSRQGLAQQNTFEAEGVDLSRVLIGHCGDTTDLDYLMELADRGSLLGMDRFGVDAILPFERRVDTVVRLCERGYDEHLVLSHDAACYIDWLPRDRLPSVLPNWHYLHITRDVLPALRQRGVTERQLERMLVDNPRRFLAGG